One Luteimonas sp. MC1825 DNA segment encodes these proteins:
- a CDS encoding HNH endonuclease produces the protein MEPDRAKLRLVRGMGPAPPAAVGLPAGAGRHALDRVRLLSLDAHGRALDWMSWQDATCLYVRGAVAWTLGDPCLAVRGGTCRATGLRSLVELHPIVAARSQARSRALNPTPALTNTALFARDQHLCLYCGRDVAHRHLTRDHVHPLSQGGEDAWENVVTACFPCNSRKGGRTPQQASMPLLAVPYRPSWIEHLILSNRNILADQMAFLKSQLPKKPRH, from the coding sequence ATGGAACCCGACAGAGCGAAACTTCGCCTCGTCCGCGGCATGGGCCCCGCCCCGCCGGCCGCCGTTGGCCTCCCGGCAGGCGCCGGCCGACATGCGCTTGACCGCGTACGCCTGCTGTCCCTGGATGCCCACGGCCGCGCCCTCGACTGGATGAGCTGGCAGGACGCGACCTGCCTCTACGTGCGCGGCGCCGTGGCCTGGACGCTGGGCGATCCCTGCCTCGCGGTGCGCGGCGGCACCTGCCGCGCCACCGGCCTGCGCAGCCTCGTGGAACTCCATCCGATCGTCGCCGCGCGCAGCCAGGCGCGCTCGCGCGCGCTCAACCCGACGCCCGCGCTGACCAACACCGCGCTGTTCGCCCGCGACCAGCACCTGTGCCTGTACTGCGGGCGCGACGTGGCGCATCGCCACCTGACCCGCGACCATGTGCATCCGCTCTCGCAGGGCGGCGAGGACGCCTGGGAGAACGTGGTCACCGCCTGTTTTCCGTGCAATTCGCGCAAGGGCGGGCGCACGCCGCAGCAGGCGTCGATGCCGCTGCTCGCGGTGCCGTACCGGCCGAGCTGGATCGAGCACCTGATCCTCTCCAACCGCAACATCCTCGCCGACCAGATGGCATTCCTGAAGAGCCAGTTGCCGAAGAAACCGCGCCACTGA
- the dxs gene encoding 1-deoxy-D-xylulose-5-phosphate synthase, with protein MIDSTRHPRLARIDNPARLREFDEAELPAIADELRAYLIESVGKSGGHFGAGLGVVELTTALHYLYDTPRDRIVWDVGHQAYPHKILTGRRDSIHTVKQKDGVAPFPKREESEYDTFGVGHSSTSISAALGMAIAAARAGDDRKVVAVIGDGAMTAGMAYEALNHAGGMDPEPNLLVVLNDNRMSISENVGGLTKMLGRATGSQTLNALREGGKKLLGDKRGAPAKFVRRWEEHWKGMFVPSTLFEEMGFHYTGPIDGNDIKALVSALKVVRGMKGPQLLHVITTKGKGYERAEGDQIGYHAVSPFDPDQGLVSKPGAVKKPTYTDVFGDWLCDMAAADDTLMAITPAMREGSGLVRFSKEYPARYFDVAIAEQHAVTLAAGMACEGAKPVVAIYSTFLQRGYDQLVHDVAVQQLDVLFAIDRGGVVGPDGATHAGNLDLSYLRCVPHMVVMAPADERECRQMLTTGFRHPGPAAVRYPRGSGTGIAAGDALETLPIGKAELRRAGTRVALLAFGATVPAAEAVATELGLTLVNMRFIKPLDRELLLQLAASHEGFVTIEDNVVMGGAGSAVSELLAAENVLLPVLHLGLPDAFQHHASREDLLAEAGIDAAGIRAAVLARWPQAEQPAAAPRTAAG; from the coding sequence ATGATCGACTCCACCCGCCATCCGCGCCTTGCGCGCATCGACAACCCGGCCCGCCTGCGCGAATTCGACGAGGCCGAGCTGCCCGCGATCGCCGACGAGCTGCGCGCCTACCTCATTGAATCCGTCGGCAAGAGCGGCGGCCATTTCGGCGCGGGCCTTGGCGTGGTGGAGCTGACCACCGCCCTGCACTATCTTTACGACACCCCGCGCGACCGCATCGTCTGGGACGTCGGCCACCAGGCGTATCCGCACAAGATCCTGACCGGGCGCCGCGACAGCATCCACACGGTCAAGCAGAAGGACGGCGTTGCGCCGTTCCCCAAGCGCGAGGAAAGCGAGTACGACACGTTCGGCGTCGGTCACTCCTCCACCAGCATCTCGGCCGCGCTGGGCATGGCGATCGCCGCCGCGCGCGCCGGTGACGACCGCAAGGTGGTGGCGGTGATCGGCGACGGCGCAATGACCGCCGGCATGGCCTACGAGGCGCTCAACCACGCCGGCGGCATGGACCCCGAGCCCAACCTGCTGGTGGTGCTCAACGACAACCGCATGTCGATCAGCGAGAACGTCGGCGGGCTGACCAAGATGCTGGGCCGCGCCACCGGCAGCCAGACGCTCAACGCGTTGCGCGAGGGCGGCAAGAAGCTGCTCGGCGACAAGCGCGGCGCGCCGGCGAAATTCGTGCGCCGCTGGGAAGAGCACTGGAAGGGCATGTTCGTGCCGTCCACGCTGTTCGAGGAAATGGGCTTCCACTACACCGGCCCGATCGACGGCAATGACATCAAGGCGCTGGTCTCGGCGCTCAAGGTGGTGCGGGGCATGAAGGGCCCGCAGCTGCTGCACGTCATCACCACCAAGGGCAAGGGCTACGAGCGCGCCGAAGGCGACCAGATCGGCTACCACGCCGTCTCGCCGTTCGACCCCGACCAGGGCCTGGTGTCCAAGCCCGGCGCGGTCAAGAAGCCCACCTACACCGACGTCTTCGGCGACTGGCTGTGCGACATGGCCGCGGCCGACGACACGCTGATGGCGATCACCCCGGCGATGCGCGAAGGCTCGGGCCTGGTGCGCTTCAGCAAGGAGTACCCGGCGCGCTATTTCGATGTCGCCATCGCCGAGCAGCACGCGGTCACGCTGGCCGCGGGCATGGCCTGCGAGGGCGCGAAGCCCGTCGTCGCCATCTATTCGACGTTCCTCCAGCGCGGCTACGACCAGCTGGTGCACGACGTCGCCGTCCAGCAGCTCGACGTGCTGTTCGCGATCGACCGCGGCGGCGTGGTCGGCCCCGATGGCGCCACCCACGCCGGCAACCTCGACCTCAGCTACCTGCGCTGCGTGCCGCACATGGTGGTGATGGCGCCGGCCGACGAACGCGAGTGCCGGCAGATGCTGACCACCGGTTTCCGCCACCCGGGCCCGGCCGCGGTGCGCTATCCGCGTGGCAGTGGCACCGGCATCGCCGCCGGCGACGCACTCGAGACGCTGCCGATCGGCAAGGCCGAACTCCGTCGCGCCGGCACGCGCGTCGCGCTGCTGGCGTTTGGCGCTACGGTGCCGGCGGCCGAAGCGGTCGCCACCGAGCTCGGCCTCACCCTGGTCAACATGCGTTTCATCAAGCCGCTCGACCGCGAACTGCTGCTGCAGCTGGCCGCGAGCCACGAGGGCTTTGTCACCATCGAGGACAACGTGGTGATGGGCGGTGCCGGCTCCGCGGTGTCGGAGCTCCTGGCGGCTGAAAACGTGTTGTTGCCGGTCCTGCACCTCGGCCTGCCGGACGCCTTCCAGCACCACGCCAGCCGCGAGGACCTGCTGGCCGAGGCCGGCATCGACGCCGCAGGCATCCGCGCCGCCGTCCTGGCGCGCTGGCCACAGGCCGAGCAGCCCGCGGCGGCGCCGCGCACCGCCGCCGGCTGA
- a CDS encoding TraB/GumN family protein, giving the protein MTLSQSVRRRGQAWAVAGVLCLVAVGKLAGAQPAAPTSGPAIRDLEALVVSGTRPGPGMWKVSKGGHVLHILGTVSPLPRRMDWNSADVEAVIARSQAVIEAPYVAVNSDIGMFRGLALVPAMLRARNNPAKRPLRDVVSADLYARWQLLKARYMGHDRGVEKRRPLVAAQELYEAALKKSGLRMGGVVTPVVRRAARDAGVPLVESKVALTLEDPKAVLKELNDSDLADRECFAGTMARIETDLDNMRARANAWADGDLEALGALPYDDHYRTCMEALTASALARRLGFNDLRARADQAWLANADKALAENPVSFAALPMSQLLAEDGLLAQLRERGYEIQAP; this is encoded by the coding sequence ATGACTCTTTCGCAATCCGTCCGCAGGCGCGGCCAGGCATGGGCCGTGGCCGGCGTGCTGTGCCTGGTCGCCGTCGGCAAGCTCGCAGGCGCCCAGCCCGCCGCCCCGACTTCCGGACCGGCCATCCGCGATCTCGAGGCGCTGGTGGTGTCGGGCACGCGGCCCGGTCCCGGCATGTGGAAGGTGTCGAAGGGAGGCCACGTGCTGCACATCCTCGGCACCGTGTCGCCGCTGCCGCGGCGCATGGACTGGAATTCGGCCGACGTCGAGGCCGTCATCGCGCGCTCGCAGGCGGTGATCGAGGCGCCTTACGTCGCGGTGAATTCCGACATCGGGATGTTCCGGGGCCTGGCACTGGTGCCGGCGATGCTGCGCGCACGCAACAACCCGGCCAAGCGGCCGCTGCGCGACGTGGTCTCCGCCGACCTCTACGCGCGCTGGCAGTTGCTCAAGGCGCGTTACATGGGCCACGACCGCGGCGTGGAAAAGCGGCGGCCGCTGGTGGCCGCGCAGGAGTTGTACGAGGCGGCGCTGAAGAAGTCGGGGTTGCGCATGGGCGGCGTGGTCACGCCGGTGGTGCGCAGGGCGGCGAGGGACGCCGGCGTGCCACTGGTCGAGAGCAAGGTCGCCCTGACGCTCGAGGACCCCAAGGCCGTGTTGAAGGAGCTCAACGACAGCGACCTCGCCGACCGCGAGTGTTTCGCGGGCACCATGGCTCGCATCGAGACCGACCTCGACAACATGCGTGCGCGCGCCAATGCCTGGGCCGACGGCGACCTTGAAGCGCTCGGCGCGCTTCCCTACGACGACCATTACCGGACCTGCATGGAGGCGCTCACCGCCAGCGCGCTGGCGCGGCGCCTGGGATTCAACGACTTGCGCGCGCGGGCCGACCAGGCGTGGCTGGCGAATGCAGACAAGGCGCTGGCGGAGAACCCGGTGAGCTTCGCCGCGCTGCCGATGTCGCAACTGCTGGCGGAGGACGGCCTGCTCGCGCAGCTGCGCGAGCGCGGCTACGAGATCCAGGCACCCTGA
- a CDS encoding sensor domain-containing diguanylate cyclase, with the protein MTRARTALPRRIYPYRVLGMALGALAIATVLAELQAGPLLWALCAFTGVAWPQLAHVLARRSASPFVAEQRNLVMDSALAALWVPLLHFNLLPAVLLIALPAADKINTDIPGLYRRTLLPTCAAVLAGGLATGFAFAPASSTGVVLACLPMLLIHTFAVSHGRRQLVRKVLRKNQELDLLSRTDMLTGLRSRDHWEREVARTLHEVHAGAGPAVLVMIDVDGFKQANDRYGHIAGDALLREVAALLLRALRPADVAGRFGGDEFAVVCPATALPEAAALAEAFRAAVENIRLPQAPDLAHSVSIGIAAARPNHARIEDWVNAADAALYEAKRNGRNRMMLARK; encoded by the coding sequence TTGACCCGCGCACGTACGGCGCTGCCGCGTCGCATCTACCCGTACCGCGTCCTCGGCATGGCACTTGGTGCGCTGGCGATTGCGACCGTCCTGGCCGAACTGCAGGCGGGGCCGCTGCTCTGGGCGCTGTGCGCGTTCACCGGCGTGGCCTGGCCACAGCTCGCCCATGTGCTGGCGCGGCGCAGCGCTTCGCCCTTCGTTGCCGAGCAACGCAACCTGGTCATGGATTCCGCGCTCGCGGCGCTGTGGGTACCGCTGCTGCACTTCAACCTGTTGCCGGCCGTGCTGCTGATCGCCCTTCCCGCCGCTGACAAGATCAATACCGATATCCCGGGGCTGTACAGGCGCACCTTGCTGCCGACATGTGCCGCGGTGCTCGCGGGCGGCCTCGCGACCGGGTTCGCGTTTGCGCCCGCGTCCAGCACCGGCGTCGTGCTGGCCTGCCTGCCGATGCTGTTGATCCACACGTTCGCCGTCAGCCACGGGCGCCGGCAACTGGTGAGGAAGGTGCTGCGCAAGAACCAGGAACTCGACCTGCTCAGCCGCACCGACATGCTCACCGGGCTGCGCTCGCGCGACCACTGGGAGCGCGAGGTCGCGCGCACGCTGCACGAGGTGCATGCAGGGGCCGGGCCGGCCGTGCTGGTGATGATCGACGTGGACGGCTTCAAGCAGGCCAACGACCGCTACGGCCACATCGCCGGTGACGCGCTGTTGCGCGAGGTGGCCGCGCTGCTGCTGCGCGCCCTGCGACCCGCAGATGTGGCTGGTCGCTTCGGCGGGGACGAGTTCGCGGTGGTGTGCCCGGCGACCGCGCTGCCCGAGGCGGCCGCGCTCGCCGAGGCGTTCCGTGCCGCGGTCGAGAACATCCGCCTGCCACAGGCGCCGGACCTGGCCCACTCGGTGAGCATCGGCATCGCCGCGGCGCGGCCCAACCATGCGCGCATCGAGGACTGGGTCAACGCCGCCGATGCCGCGTTGTACGAGGCCAAGCGCAACGGTCGAAACCGCATGATGCTCGCGCGCAAGTGA
- a CDS encoding MerR family transcriptional regulator, with protein MLDPGSNRELPPIPAKRYFTIGEVSELCDVKPHVLRYWETEFPSLSPVKRRGNRRYYQRHDVLMVRQIRGLLYEQGYTIGGARLRLEGEGAKQESALSSQIIRQVRMELEDVLQLLRR; from the coding sequence ATGCTTGATCCCGGCAGCAACCGCGAACTCCCCCCCATCCCGGCCAAGCGCTACTTCACCATTGGTGAGGTCAGCGAGCTGTGCGACGTCAAGCCGCACGTGCTGCGCTACTGGGAGACCGAATTCCCGAGCCTCAGCCCGGTCAAGCGCCGCGGCAACCGGCGCTACTACCAGCGCCACGACGTGCTGATGGTGCGGCAGATCCGTGGCCTGCTGTACGAACAGGGCTATACCATCGGCGGCGCCCGCCTGCGGCTCGAAGGCGAGGGCGCCAAGCAGGAGTCGGCGCTCAGCAGCCAGATCATCCGCCAGGTGCGCATGGAGCTCGAGGACGTCCTGCAGCTCCTGCGTCGTTGA
- the ihfA gene encoding integration host factor subunit alpha, with protein MALTKAEMAERLYEEVGLNKREAKEFVDAFFVALREALQGGRQVKLSGFGNFDLRRKNQRPGRNPKTGEEIPISARTVVTFRPGQKLKERVEAYAGGTHA; from the coding sequence ATGGCGTTGACGAAGGCGGAAATGGCCGAACGGTTGTACGAAGAGGTTGGCCTGAACAAGCGCGAAGCGAAGGAATTCGTGGACGCGTTCTTCGTCGCCCTGCGCGAGGCCCTGCAGGGTGGTCGCCAGGTCAAGCTGTCGGGCTTCGGAAACTTCGACCTGCGCCGCAAGAACCAGCGCCCCGGCCGCAACCCCAAGACCGGGGAGGAGATCCCGATCTCCGCGCGCACGGTGGTCACCTTCCGCCCCGGCCAGAAGCTCAAGGAACGCGTGGAAGCGTACGCCGGAGGCACCCATGCTTGA
- the pheT gene encoding phenylalanine--tRNA ligase subunit beta, protein MKFSENWLRQHVSTTASRDELAATLTAIGLEVEELTPLGAALDGVVVARIVSAEKHPEADRLQVCQVDAGGDALLQIVCGAPNARPGLLAPLATIGAQVGTLTITAAKLRGVDSNGMLCSAKELGIDADASGLLELPADAPVGASLADYLGLPDASIELKLTPNRADCFSVRGIAYDVAAACGSTVVELDATPVPAQGNATLAVTLDAGADAPRYVGRVIGGVDAGRATPPWMAERLRRSGIRPLSLLVDVTQYVMLELGQPMHAYDRSLLQGPVGVRRARDGEALKLLDGRDVALDAGFLVITDADRAIGLAGLMGGFDTRVTDATRDVFLEAAHFAPAAIIGRGRKLGLHTDAGHRFERGVDPELPRTAMEYATRLILDIAGGVPGPVVAVDHAQHLPRPTTIPLRRARLARVLGIAIADADVERILRALGLGVEVGDEGWTVTAPTRRFDLAIEEDLIEEVARIHGYDAIPTTLPGGAMRLVAASETELPEHDLRRALAARGYLEAINYAFVDAGLLATWQADEALVPLANPLSAELGVMRPRLLPGLVDALARNVARQQVRVRLFELGKVFTAAVAGEAPVETPRIAAVACGDAAGEQWGAAARRVDFHDLKGDLEGLAALSGTALAFRPATPPWAHPGRAADVLRDGQLVGAIAELHPRLQQALGLDHPVVAFELDLAALRARAVPRARAQSRFPSVRRDLAFIVADAVAWADLEASARSAAGPVLRGLRLFDVYAGKGVETGFKSVAMGLILQDDSRTLTDRDVDAVVGAVTSAVAAAHGARIRG, encoded by the coding sequence ATGAAATTTTCCGAGAACTGGCTGCGCCAGCACGTCTCCACCACCGCCTCGCGCGATGAGCTCGCGGCCACGCTGACCGCGATCGGCCTGGAGGTCGAGGAACTCACGCCGCTGGGCGCCGCGCTCGACGGCGTGGTGGTGGCGCGCATCGTGTCCGCCGAAAAGCATCCTGAAGCCGACCGCCTGCAGGTCTGCCAGGTCGACGCCGGCGGCGATGCGCTGCTGCAGATCGTGTGTGGCGCGCCGAATGCGCGCCCCGGCCTGCTCGCGCCGCTGGCCACCATCGGTGCCCAGGTCGGCACGCTGACCATCACGGCCGCGAAGCTGCGTGGCGTCGACTCCAACGGCATGCTGTGTTCGGCGAAAGAGCTCGGCATCGACGCCGATGCCTCGGGCCTGCTCGAACTGCCTGCGGATGCCCCGGTTGGCGCGTCGCTGGCGGACTACCTGGGCCTGCCCGACGCCAGCATCGAACTCAAGCTGACGCCCAACCGCGCCGACTGCTTCAGCGTGCGCGGCATCGCCTACGACGTGGCGGCGGCCTGCGGCAGCACGGTGGTCGAGCTCGACGCCACCCCCGTACCCGCGCAGGGCAACGCCACGCTCGCGGTCACGCTGGATGCCGGCGCCGATGCGCCGCGCTATGTCGGCCGGGTGATCGGTGGTGTCGACGCGGGCCGCGCCACGCCGCCCTGGATGGCCGAGCGCCTGCGCCGCAGCGGCATCCGTCCGCTGTCGTTGCTGGTGGATGTCACCCAGTACGTGATGCTCGAACTCGGCCAGCCGATGCACGCCTACGACCGCAGCCTGCTGCAGGGGCCGGTCGGCGTGCGCCGCGCGCGCGACGGCGAGGCGCTGAAGCTGCTCGATGGCCGCGATGTCGCACTGGATGCAGGCTTCCTGGTGATCACCGACGCGGACCGTGCGATCGGCCTGGCGGGGCTGATGGGCGGCTTCGACACGCGCGTGACAGACGCGACCCGCGACGTCTTCCTCGAGGCCGCACATTTCGCGCCGGCCGCGATCATTGGCCGTGGCCGCAAGCTGGGCCTGCATACCGACGCCGGCCACCGCTTCGAGCGCGGCGTCGATCCGGAACTGCCGCGCACCGCCATGGAATACGCCACGCGGCTGATCCTCGACATCGCCGGCGGCGTGCCCGGCCCGGTGGTCGCGGTGGACCATGCGCAGCACCTGCCGCGGCCGACGACGATTCCCCTGCGCCGTGCGCGTCTTGCACGCGTGCTGGGCATCGCCATTGCCGATGCCGATGTGGAGCGCATCCTGCGTGCGCTGGGCCTGGGCGTGGAGGTGGGTGATGAAGGCTGGACCGTCACCGCGCCGACCCGCCGCTTCGACCTCGCGATCGAAGAGGACCTTATCGAGGAGGTGGCCCGCATCCACGGCTACGACGCCATCCCCACCACGCTGCCCGGCGGCGCGATGCGCCTGGTGGCGGCGTCGGAAACCGAGTTGCCCGAACACGACCTGCGCCGCGCGCTCGCCGCCCGTGGCTACCTGGAAGCCATCAATTACGCCTTCGTCGATGCCGGCCTGCTTGCCACGTGGCAGGCCGACGAGGCGCTGGTGCCGCTGGCCAACCCGCTCAGCGCCGAGCTCGGCGTGATGCGGCCCCGGCTGCTGCCGGGCCTGGTGGACGCGCTGGCGCGCAATGTCGCGCGGCAGCAGGTGCGCGTGCGCCTGTTCGAGCTCGGCAAGGTGTTCACCGCTGCGGTCGCGGGTGAAGCGCCGGTGGAGACGCCGCGCATCGCCGCCGTGGCCTGTGGCGATGCGGCCGGCGAGCAGTGGGGCGCCGCCGCGCGCCGGGTCGACTTCCATGACCTCAAGGGCGATCTGGAAGGCCTCGCGGCGCTCTCCGGTACCGCGCTGGCGTTCCGACCGGCCACGCCCCCCTGGGCGCATCCAGGCCGGGCCGCGGACGTGCTGCGCGACGGGCAGCTGGTCGGTGCGATCGCCGAACTGCACCCGCGCCTGCAGCAGGCGCTGGGGCTCGACCATCCCGTGGTGGCGTTCGAACTCGACCTGGCTGCACTGCGCGCGCGCGCGGTACCGCGCGCCCGCGCGCAGTCCAGGTTCCCGTCCGTGCGCCGCGACCTCGCATTCATCGTCGCCGACGCGGTCGCCTGGGCGGATCTTGAAGCCTCTGCCCGGAGTGCCGCTGGACCGGTCCTGCGCGGTCTGCGCCTGTTCGACGTCTACGCCGGGAAAGGCGTAGAAACGGGATTCAAGAGTGTCGCGATGGGCTTGATTCTGCAGGACGATTCACGCACGCTGACCGACCGCGATGTGGATGCGGTGGTGGGTGCGGTCACCAGTGCGGTGGCGGCGGCGCACGGAGCGCGGATCAGGGGTTGA
- the pheS gene encoding phenylalanine--tRNA ligase subunit alpha produces the protein MTDIEHIRQQALADIAAAQAPDAVEALRVALLGKSGSITALLKTLGTLPGEQRKAAGETINRARDAIGEALAERKAALEAAALDARLAGESIDVTLPGRDGDRGGLHPVSRTMERIAEIFGRLGYALADGPEIEDDFHNFEALNFPPHHPARAMHDTFYFGDGRLLRTHTSGVQVRYMQEHAPPLRMIALGKVYRSDSDQTHTPMFHQCEGLLVGEHASFADLKGTLVEFVRAFFERDFEMRFRPSYFPFTEPSAEVDIAWAQPDGSTRWLEVLGCGMVHPTVLRNVGIDPERYTGFAFGLGVERFAMLRYGVDDLRSFFDNDVRFLRQFA, from the coding sequence ATGACCGATATCGAACACATCCGCCAGCAGGCGCTCGCCGACATCGCCGCCGCGCAGGCACCGGATGCGGTGGAAGCGCTGCGCGTCGCGCTGCTCGGCAAGAGCGGCAGCATCACCGCACTGCTGAAGACGCTTGGCACCCTGCCGGGCGAGCAGCGCAAGGCCGCTGGCGAAACCATCAACCGGGCCCGCGACGCGATCGGCGAGGCACTGGCCGAGCGCAAGGCCGCGCTTGAAGCCGCCGCGCTCGACGCGCGCCTGGCCGGCGAATCCATTGATGTCACGCTGCCCGGGCGCGATGGCGACCGCGGTGGCCTGCACCCGGTCAGCCGCACCATGGAGCGCATCGCCGAGATCTTCGGCCGCCTTGGCTACGCACTCGCCGACGGCCCCGAGATCGAGGACGACTTCCACAACTTCGAGGCGCTGAACTTCCCGCCGCACCACCCGGCGCGCGCCATGCACGACACGTTCTACTTCGGCGATGGCCGCCTGCTGCGCACCCACACCTCGGGCGTGCAGGTGCGCTACATGCAGGAGCACGCGCCGCCGCTGCGGATGATCGCGCTGGGCAAGGTGTACCGCAGCGATTCCGACCAGACGCATACCCCGATGTTCCACCAGTGCGAAGGCCTGCTGGTCGGCGAACACGCGAGCTTTGCCGACCTGAAGGGCACGCTGGTGGAGTTCGTGCGCGCGTTCTTCGAGCGCGACTTCGAGATGCGCTTCCGGCCGAGCTATTTCCCGTTCACCGAGCCGTCCGCCGAGGTCGATATCGCCTGGGCCCAGCCGGATGGCTCCACGCGCTGGCTGGAAGTGCTCGGCTGCGGCATGGTCCACCCCACCGTGCTGCGCAACGTCGGCATTGATCCGGAGCGCTATACCGGGTTCGCGTTCGGCTTGGGCGTGGAGCGCTTCGCGATGCTGCGCTACGGCGTGGACGACCTGCGCAGTTTCTTCGACAACGACGTGCGCTTCCTGCGCCAGTTCGCCTGA
- the rplT gene encoding 50S ribosomal protein L20 yields MARVKRGVQARRRHKKVLKQAKGYYNARRKVFRVAKQAVTKALQYAYIGRKQKKRNFRSLWIVRINAAARINGMSYSRFMNGLLKAGITLDRKVLADIAVHDAAGFAALTEKAKGALAA; encoded by the coding sequence ATGGCACGAGTAAAGCGTGGCGTGCAGGCGCGCCGCCGTCACAAGAAGGTCCTCAAGCAGGCCAAGGGTTACTACAACGCGCGCCGCAAGGTGTTCCGCGTTGCCAAGCAGGCCGTCACCAAGGCCCTGCAGTACGCCTATATCGGTCGCAAGCAGAAGAAGCGCAATTTCCGCTCGCTGTGGATCGTCCGCATCAACGCGGCGGCCCGCATCAACGGCATGAGCTACAGCCGCTTCATGAACGGCCTCCTGAAGGCCGGCATCACCCTCGACCGCAAGGTGCTGGCGGACATCGCCGTGCACGACGCGGCGGGTTTTGCCGCGCTGACCGAGAAGGCGAAGGGCGCGCTCGCAGCGTAA
- the rpmI gene encoding 50S ribosomal protein L35, whose translation MPKIKTHRGAAKRFRKTASGKYKAGHANRSHILTKKATKRKRNLRQTNHIPACDSGRLDRMLPYL comes from the coding sequence ATGCCCAAGATCAAGACGCACCGGGGCGCGGCCAAGCGCTTCAGGAAGACCGCGTCCGGCAAGTACAAGGCAGGCCACGCGAACCGTAGCCATATCCTCACCAAGAAGGCGACGAAGCGGAAGCGCAACCTCCGTCAGACGAACCACATTCCTGCGTGCGACAGCGGTCGTCTCGATCGCATGCTGCCGTATCTCTGA
- the infC gene encoding translation initiation factor IF-3, which yields MFTHGDCNISTPDKQNRRNGEIRVPRVRVIGSDGEMIGVLSRDEAIAMAEEEGLDLVEIQPNADPPVCKVMDFGKFKFETQKKANEAKKKTRQVEIKEVKFRPVTDEGDYQIKLRKMRGFLEEGDKIKVNIRFRGREMSHQELGREMAGRIETDLGEDIVIESRPRLEGRQMVMMIAPKKK from the coding sequence GTGTTCACCCACGGAGATTGCAACATCAGCACACCTGACAAGCAGAATAGAAGGAACGGCGAAATCCGCGTGCCGCGCGTGCGCGTGATCGGTTCGGACGGCGAGATGATCGGCGTGCTTTCGCGCGACGAGGCCATCGCCATGGCCGAAGAGGAAGGACTCGACCTCGTCGAGATCCAGCCCAATGCCGATCCGCCTGTGTGCAAGGTCATGGACTTCGGCAAGTTCAAGTTCGAGACGCAGAAGAAGGCGAACGAAGCCAAGAAGAAGACCCGCCAGGTCGAGATCAAGGAAGTCAAGTTCCGTCCGGTGACCGACGAGGGCGACTACCAGATCAAGCTGCGCAAGATGCGCGGGTTCCTCGAGGAAGGCGACAAGATCAAGGTCAACATCCGTTTCCGTGGCCGCGAGATGAGCCATCAGGAGCTGGGCCGCGAGATGGCCGGCCGGATCGAGACCGATCTCGGCGAGGACATCGTCATCGAGTCCAGGCCGCGCCTTGAAGGCCGGCAGATGGTCATGATGATCGCGCCCAAGAAGAAGTGA